A stretch of the Gymnogyps californianus isolate 813 chromosome 15, ASM1813914v2, whole genome shotgun sequence genome encodes the following:
- the ERCC4 gene encoding DNA repair endonuclease XPF, with amino-acid sequence MAVLLEHESQIFLDLFHQDGLVICARGLGIDRLLLRFLRLYCEPASLVLVLNTSPAEEEYFIDQLRSDGVVHLPRRVTNEITNNTRYEFYTEGGVIFATSRILVVDFLTDRIPANLITGILVYKAHRIIESCQEAFILRLYRQKNKQGFIKAFTDNAVAFNTGFCHVERVMRNLFVRKLYLWPRFHIAVNSFLEKHKPEVVEIHVSMTPAMLAIQTSVLDILNACLRELKRYNPALEVEDLSLENAIGKPFDKTIRHYLDPLWHQLGAKTKSLVQDLKILSTLLLYLTQYDCVTFLNLLESLKASEKAFGENSGWLFLDSSTSMFVNARARVYRIADEKLNQKGKVSEKSDVKKENELKRELVLESNPKWEALREVLKEIENENKNSEDLGGPGQVLICASDDRACAQLREYIIAGAEAFLTRLYNKTFGKDEKAGEVWIKDRKAVKSKGNARPDTGPQAKKAKLTASSKQNKHKKQQDRTIIQMIGKTEEEKREDLEVEDNKELSSSQESSIEENIPEDFHVNLPSDCYYGIFKNPLTIIHPLQGCSDPYALTRVLHEVEPRYVVLYDAELTFVRQLEIYKASRPGKPLRVYFLIYGGSTEEQRYLTALRKEKEAFEKLIREKASMVIPEEREGRDETNLDLVRDAKPASVSTDTRKAGGQEQKNVQQTVIVDMREFRSELPSLIHRRGIDIEPVTLEVGDYILTPDICVERKSISDLIGSLNNGRLYTQCISMSRYYKRPILLIEFDPNKSFSLIPRGSLHQEISSNDVTSKLTLLTLHFPKLRILWCPSPHATAELFEELKQNHPQPDAETAMAVTADSEILPESDKYNPGPQDFLLKMPGINAKNCRALMSHVKSIAELVTLSKDELSKILGNAANATQLFDFIHLTYGEAISKGKNKR; translated from the exons ATGGCGGTGCTGCTGGAGCACGAGAGCCAGATCTTCCTGGACCTCTTCCACCAGGACGGGCTGGTGATCTGCGCCCGCGGGCTCGGCATCGACCGCTTGCTGCTGCGCTTCCTCCGCCTCTACTGCGAACCTGCCAGCCTGGTGCTGGTGCTGAACACCAGCCCCGCCGAGGAG GAGTATTTTATTGATCAGCTAAGGTCAGATGGAGTTGTTCATCTTCCTCGGCGTGTTACCAATGAAATTACAAATAATACTCGGTACGAATTTTACACAGAAGGAGGAGTTATCTTTGCAACAAGTCGAATCCTTGTGGTAGATTTCCTTACTGACAGAATTCCTGCAAACCTCATTACCG GCATTTTGGTATACAAAGCGCACAGAATCATTGAGTCCTGTCAGGAAGCATTTATCTTGCGACTTTATCGCCAGAAGAACAAGCAAGGCTTCATTAAAGCTTTTACAGATAATGCGGTTGCATTTAACACTGGCTTTTGCCATGTGGAAAGAGTGATGAGAAATCTTTTTGTCAGGAAACTTTATCTGTGGCCAAG ATTTCATATAGCAGTGAACTCATTTTTAGAGAAGCATAAACCTGAAGTGGTGGAAATACATGTGTCAATGACCCCTGCTATGCTTGCTATCCAGACTTCAGTCCTCGACATTTTGAACGCATGTCTGAGAGAACTCAAACGTTATAATCCAGCTCTTGAAGTGGAAGATCTATCTTTAGAAAATGCTATTGGTAAACCTTTTGACAAG ACAATACGTCACTATTTAGATCCTCTCTGGCATCAGCTTGGAGCTAAGACAAAATCTTTGGTCCAGGATTTGAAGATACTAAGTACTTTGCTACTGTATCTAACTCAGTATGATTGTGTCACTTTCCTTAATCTTCTGGAGTCActgaaagcaagtgaaaaagcTTTTGGTGAGAATTCAG gtTGGCTGTTTCTTGACTCGAGTACTTCAATGTTTGTAAATGCTCGAGCTAGAGTTTATCGCATTGCAGATGAGAAACTGAATCAGAAAGGCAAAGTCTCTGAAAAAAGTGatgtaaagaaggaaaatg AACTGAAGAGAGAATTGGTTCTAGAAAGTAACCCAAAATGGGAAGCTTTGAGAGAAGTACTAAAAGAGATTGAAAATGAGAATAAGAACAGTGAAGACCTTGGTGGTCCAG GGCAAGTGCTTATTTGTGCCAGTGATGACCGAGCTTGTGCACAGCTCAGGGAATATATTATTGCTGGAGCAGAAGCTTTTTTAACAAGACTGTATAACAAAACCTTCGGAAAGGATGAGAAAGCTGGAGAAGTGTGGATTAAGGACAGAAAAGCTGTCAAGTCCAAAGGAAATGCCAGACCAGACACAGGGCCTCAAGCCAAAAAGGCCAAACTCACAgcttcttcaaaacaaaataaacacaagaagCAGCAAGACCGGACTATAATCCAAATGATAGGGAaaactgaggaggaaaagagagaggatttAGAGGTGGAAGATAACAAAGAATTAAGCAGTAGCCAAGAAAGCAGTATTGAAGAGAACATTCCTGAAGATTTCCATGTAAACTTACCCTCAGATTGTTACTACGGTATTTTCAAGAACCCGCTCACAATTATTCATCCATTGCAGGGTTGCAGTGATCCCTATGCGCTCACTCGGGTACTGCATGAAGTAGAACCAAGATACGTTGTATTATATGATGCAGAACTAACTTTTGTTCGGCAGCTGGAAATCTACAAGGCAAGCAGGCCTGGGAAGCCTTTGAG AGTTTATTTCCTCATATATGGGGGCTCAACAGAAGAACAGCGCTATCTCACAGctctgagaaaagagaaggaggcCTTTGAAAAACTCATTCG AGAGAAGGCCAGCATGGTTATtcctgaagaaagagaaggaagagatgaaaCAAACTTAGACCTAGTAAGAGATGCTAAACCTGCCTCTGTTTCTACTGACACACGCAAAGCAG GTGGACAGGAACAGAAGAATGTTCAGCAAACTGTAATAGTCGATATGCGGGAATTTCGTAGTGAGCTTCCATCACTGATTCATCGTCGTGGTATTGACATTGAGCCTGTTACTTTGGAAGTTGGAGATTATATTTTAACTCCTGATATCTGTGTAGAGCGGAAAAGTATCAGTGATCTGATTGGTTCCTTAAATAATGGAAGACTGTATACACAATGCATTTCTATGTCCCGTTACTATAAGCGACCAATTCTCCTGATTGAATTTGATCCTAACAAATCTTTCTCCTTGATTCCACGAGGCTCTCTACATCAGGAAATTTCCAGTAATGATGTTACTTCTAAACTAACCCTTCTTACACTACATTTCCCAAAGTTACGTATCCTGTGGTGTCCCTCTCCCCATGCTACTGCTGAACTGTTTGAAgagttaaaacaaaaccatcctCAACCTGACGCAGAAACAGCAATGGCTGTCACAGCAGATTCTGAAATTCTTCCCGAGTCAGACAAGTATAACCCCGGTCCTCAGgactttctattaaaaatgccAGGTATTAATGCAAAAAACTGCCGTGCCTTAATGAGCCACGTTAAAAGCATTGCAGAGCTAGTCACACTGTCAAAGGACGAACTCTCCAAAATTTTGGGTAATGCTGCCAATGCCACGCAACTCTTTGACTTTATTCACCTGACCTATGGAGAGGCAAtatctaaaggaaaaaacaaaagatga